Within the Vagococcus carniphilus genome, the region CTTCTTTACTCAATACATAGATTTCGGCTTTGAATTTAGTATGTGGTGTAATAGATTTTGGTTTTGCTAAAACTTGACCACGTTCAACTTCTTCTCGTGTCACACCTCTAAGAAGAACACCAACGTTATCTCCAGCTTCTCCGCGTTCTAATGTTTTACGGAACATTTCAATACCTGTTACAACAGCTGTTTTAGTTTCGTTTTTAATCCCAACAATCTCAACTTCATCACCAACACTTACAGTACCTCTTTCAATACGTCCAGAAACAACTGTCCCGCGACCTGAGATAGAGAAGACATCCTCAACAGGTAATAAGAGTGGTTTTTCAATATCACGAGTTGGTGTTGGAACGTAACTATCAACTGCATCCATTAATTCCCAAATCGCAGCTTCTGCCTCTTCGTCTCCTTCAATTGCTTTTAAAGCAGAACCCTTGATAATTGGTGTATCATCACCTGGGAAACCATATTCTGATAATAAATCTCTAACTTCCATTTCTACTAAATCGATTAATTCATCATCATCTACTAGATCTGTTTTATTTAAAAAAACGATTAAGTATTTTACACCTACTTGACGAGATAACAAGATATGCTCTCTTGTTTGAGGCATTGGACCATCTGTTGCTGATACAACAAGAATCGCACCATCCATTTGTGCAGCACCTGTAATCATGTTTTTAACATAATCCGCATGTCCCGGTGCATCTATATGAGCGTAATGTCTTTTTTCAGTTTCATATTCCACGTGGGATGCGTTAATTGTAATACCACGTTCTCTTTCTTCTGGAGCACCATCAATATTCGCATAATCTTGGGGATTTGCTAGGCCTTTTTTAGCTAAGACGCTTGTAATCGCCGCTGTTAATGTTGTTTTACCATGATCGACGTGTCCGATTGTTCCAATGTTTACGTGTTCTTTTGTTCTTTCAAAATGTTGTTTTGCCATAACACAAACCTCCTATAATTTGCTTGGCACTTCTTTTTGAAGTGTAAAAGTCAATTTATTTTAGATGATTCACTGACCATCTTTGACCTTTATAATTATATAATACTCTTTTTTTATTAATTCGCAATTAATATGCTTACCTTAAGTAAGAAGATATTAAAATAAAGAAAACCATTCAATTTTATAAAAAACTGAATGGTTCAAATTAATAGATTAATGAGTAAATCCGTATGTGTCATCTCTATTTTCATGAAATAGAATATGTGCTTCGTTTAATTCTTTTAAACATTGATGGAAATCATCAATAAAAGCTATTCCTCTACTCTTACCTAAATCACCTCGACAAACAATTCGTTGAATGATTGTTTCATCTAAATCTTTTGGTAATGGATAAGCTGGTACTTGCCATCCTCTCATCTGTAGTCGATCCGCTAAGTCATATAGGTTCCATTTAACTTTACTATCTTCTTTCAATGCATAGCAAACAATAGGAATATTTTCTCCTTTGTTATACATTTCAAATAGCCCTGTTTCTTCAATAGTTTTAGCAATCTCTTTAGCTACCATTTGTGTTCTTTCATGAATTGCTCGGTATCCATCATAACCAAAACGATAAAAGTTATAATATTGACCGATAATTTGGCTGGCACTTCTTGAAAAATTAATGGCCATTGTCGGCATTTTTCCGCCTAGATAACTAACTTCAAAAATTAATTCCTTTGGTAGGTATTCTTCATCTTTCCAAAGAATCCATCCAATTCCTGGATAGACTAATCCGTATTTGTGGCCTGATGTATTGATTGAAACCACATTCTTTAATCTAAAATCCCAAGGAAGTTCTGGATCTACAAAAGGCGTAAACATAGCACCACTTGCTCCGTCTACATGAATGACTAATTCATGCTCATGATTTGCATTATATTCAGTTACTTTTTTATCCAGTTTTTCGATGTCATCAAATTTCCCTGTATATGTAATCCCTAATATCCCTACAATTCCAATCGTATCTTCATCAACGTAATCAAGTACTTGATCGACATCTATACTTAAATGATCTTTATCCATAGGAACTTCACGTAATTCAATATCCCAATAAACACAAAATTTCTCCCAACAAACTTGATAACCAGAAGAGATGACTAAATTAGGTTGTCTACCTTCTATCGAAAGGCCTCTTTCTTTTCGTTTATTACGCCATCTAAATTTCATTGCCATCCCAGCTAACATACACGCTTCACTTGAGCCGACTGTTGACGTTCCAATTGCTTTATATTCCTTAGGTGTCTGCCATAAATCTGCTAAAATCGCCACACAAGATTCTTCAACTTTAGCTGTTTGAGGATACTCTGATTTATCAATGGCATTTTTCTCCATCGTTTCCCCCATTAATTGACTAGCCTCTGGTTCCATATAAGTCTGACAAAAAGTGGCTAAATTCTGTCTTGCATCACCTTCATCAATCAATTGATCTTTTAACAACCGATAAGAAACTTGAGCAGAAACAGGTTCTTTTCTCAACTTACTAAGTAATACTTGTTCGTCTGCAAAAAGAGAACCAAATACAGGAACATCTTGACCATTATTTTTCAACATAAAGAAACGCCTACTTTCTTATTAATGTTCTATATCTCTATCTTATAACAGATAAAACAAAAAACCATGAAAAATTATTTAAAGTTTTTCATAGTTTTTTAAATTAATTATTTTTCTTGATACATCTTAACTGGTGTTTCACTCAAAACATCTTCTAAAGAACAGACAGATTCAATACTACTAATACCGAGTTTTTCTTCTTTCTGATAAACCCTAAAAATAACTAAACTAGCTATTTTTCCTGTAATTTCTTTTTCATTTTTTCCATACAAACTAAAACCATGCTTCTTGCCACTTGAGATATGAATAGCAAAATCATCTGAGCCTATCATCTCTTTTTGCATCACTTTTTTTAGAATATTAATGGTTCCTTTTTTCTCCAGCAAGCCTAGTTGATTGATTTTATTTAACCAGTGTAAACTGTTTGAGACAAGATTTACATCAAAACCAAAATAAGTTGTAATAGGAATATCTGGATATTGTTCATTTAAAATATGTTGATCTGAGAAGTTAAAATTATAAGTTGCTTTTTTTCTTAAATCTGGTGTAAAATCAACCACTCGTTTTAAAGTAAAGTTTTTTATTTGCCGAGACACTTGTTTTATTTGGTAAGGCTGATTGATTTTATCAAACATCCAATGAACGGCTGCTTCTCCATGACTCTCACCTGTTCCTAACAAAATATCAATCACGACTGCCTTTGGTTGATGCTTTTTAATGAAATCTGTTGTTGCAAGATTCGTTAATCCTGGTGCCAAACCAACACTTGTTATGACGGAAATCTCACTGGTATTTGGTAATTGATTGACTTGTTTTATAAAATCACTATTAGCCGTAATATCAACATAGTCAATTTTTAAAGCTATTAATTGTGACACTAATCGAGTGTCTTCTTGATCGATACACATAACCACTAATTTAATATCTTCGAAAACTTTTTCATCTATTTCCTGATTAATATCTAGTACACGGCTTTCAATCTGTAAGTTTTCACTTGCCAAAAAAGAAGTCATTTTTTCTTTATTTCGACCTGCGATAACCATATTAGTTTCAGAGATACCTCTTTTTAATAAGTCTCTTAAAATAATCCGACCAACAGCACCGTGACCACCAATCAATAATAATTTATCTTTCATTTCTTGTCTCCTGTTCTATCTGATCACCTAAGTAATGATTCAACTCGCTTAATCCTTTAACAAATCCAACTATCTCTTCTTCATTTAATTTTTGTGTTAATAATTCATCAAAGTTTAATTTGATAGCTTGATGTTCTTCATAACAAGCTAATCCTTTTTCCGTCAGTTTAATATAGCTTTTCCGTCTGTCCTCTTTACTCATTTCTTTAGTGACGTATCCGCTTTTAGTTAGTTTACTTAATTGTTGAGACACTGCTCCTTTAGTTATATTGAGGACTTCTCCTATTTTTTTGCTTGTCATCTTTTGGCTTAAACCAATACTTTCTACAAAATGCATTTCGCTTGGCGTTAGACAATCTGTTTGATTTGTTTCTAATCCCATTTTTTCGTATTGATAAACTAAATGAAACAACTCACCTAATTTATCTGTTATCTCTTTATTTTTCATGTAATTAGTTTAGCAACTAAACTAATTACCGTCAATAAAAAAGATTGGTCTTTTTCAACCAACCTTTTTCAAGCTTTTCGTATCAAGCACTAAGTTAAGTGTCAATCCAACTAAAACAAGAATTCCTCCAATAACTTTTCCAATGGATAATTGATTTAACACAACGAAATCTACAATAATTCCGACAAATAATTGACCTATAAAAACAAATAAAGTTTGGTAGAACACAGAAATCTTCGGCGTTACGTAACTTGACAAAACAACAACTGCTACACTAACAATACCACCTAAATAAGCCCAGATTGGAATGCTTTTCCAATCAATATTACCTAGAGACAACATTTCTTTACTAAAAAGTAAAAAAATTAAAGAGAACAAAACGCCAGTTAAATAATTAAATACTGTTCCTTGAAATAAACCGATTCGATTAGCTAAGTTAGCATTAATAATTCTTGCAACAACAATCGAAATGCCCGCTAAAACTGCCATTAAAAAATAGAATAAAATCATTTTATTGTCCTCCTTTTAGTAAAATGTCATAACGGCAATTCCTGCCATAATAAATAGTAAACCAATTATTTTCTTCTTTTCAAATTCAATTTTTTTCATTCCTAATAAACCAAAGTGATCAATAATCAGTGATGAGACTGTTTGACCTAATAAACCTAATGCAACTGTCAACGAGACTCCTAATGCAGCAAAGCTTATATTGTTAAATAAAACGGTAAATACACCTACTGCACCGGCACTATAAAGATACCAAGATAAGTGATTTCTGACTTTAAATGTTGATTTAGTAAAGACAATGACCAAAATAGTAGCAACCAAACCTAAAAAATGAATCACAACACTTGAAGTATAGTTACCAACACCTGTTGATAAGGTACCATTCAGTGTTATCATTAAGGTAATTAAGGCACCAATTAAAATTGAAATTAACTTTGTCATCTCATCATCTCCACTCTTTTAAGGTTGTCTTTACTATAGCATGGCTTACTTTTTTACAAATAGGACATATGTCCCACTTACTATAAAAAGGTGGTATTTATTTTGAAACAAATTGATAATCAAGAATTACTTCATACTTTTCTGAATCAACATCAAATTTCACAACATTTCACTAAAGACATGACACCTTATTTAAATCTTTTTTTCTGGAAAAAAGGTGAGCATATTTGTTTTGAAGATGAACCAGTTAATCACCTCTTCTTTTTTGTTCAAGGTAAGGCAAAGATTTATATCACACTTAAAAATGGTAAATCTTTGCTACTTTGCTTTTATGAAGACTTCAAACTAATTGGTGATTTAGAAATTATTCATTCTAAGACTTCTACAGCTAGTGTTCAAGTCATAGAAGATGCTTATTGTATCGGTATTCATCAAAATATTGTTAGGAAATATTTGTTAAATGATATTTTATTTTTACAATTTATGTGCCAATCTTTAAGTTTGGAATTAGAAAGATCTTCTAAAAATAGCTCAATTAATTTACTCTATCCACTTGAAAATCGCTTAGCCAGTTATATTTTTGCAACCGTCGATTACTCTACAGAGCAAGCTCCTGTTTTCAAAGAAAATCTAACTGAGTTGGCCGAGCTTTTAGGAGCAAGTTATCGTCACTTACACCGCTCATTTGAAACACTTTGTCAGAAAAAAATACTAAAAAGACAAGATAAAGGTTTTGTCATTATTGATGTGAAGCAACTTGAAGAAATGGCAGCAGATTTGTATCAATAAAAAAGAGGCTGACCCAAAAGTCTCTTAAATAAAATAAAAGGAACAAAATCTTTTTTTTAGATTTTGTTCCTTTTTTTGACGAAAAAAATAGCACTATCCTTTATAATTAAAGCGTCGAAACCAAATCAAAAGGGAGTGCTATTTATGTATAAAAATTATAACATGAAACAAGTTACATTATCACTAGATTTAGAAATTTATTTAGAAAAAAACGACATCGCTTTCGCGATTAATGAATTAGTAGAGAGTATTCCAAGTTACGTTTTTTCTGTTTTTGATCATCAAATGGGAACCTCGTCTTATGATCCAAGAATGATGTTGAAACTTATTTTATGTGGATATACACAGTCTAATTTTTCTGGTAGAAAAATTGAAGCGATGACTAAAGATAGTATTCGTACTAGGTGGTTGACTCAATCACAATTTCCTAACTTCAGAACCATTAATCGTTTTCGAGTGAATCCTTTGGTTCAGCCAATTCTTCAAGAGTGTTTTATTCAATTTAGAAATCAATTAGTTTCGCAGAAATTGATTGAAGAAGATTCTATTTTTATTGATGGGACCAAATTGGAAGCTAATGCCAATAAATATAGTTTTGTTTGGAGAAAGAGTACGACCAGATTTGACGATTCTCTAACAGAAAAATCAAAAATATATTATAAACAATTAGTCAAAGAAAAAATCATTCCGTCGATTCATAATGAAGATGAGGAATGGGATGATAAACAGTTGAATCTCATTGCCGATTCTATTGAAACTAAAGTATCTGAGTTGACTGAACAAATAGATGATACAGAAGACGTTACACTTAGAAAAGAACTCCGTCGTCAAAGAAAGGAACCTAAAAAAGCCTTAAAGGCTTTTCGAGAATTCAGTGATAGGAAGAAAAAATATAAGCAACAATATCAGATTTTTAAAGAGAGAAATAGTTTTTCAAAAATAGATATAGACGCTACTTTTATGAAAATGAAAGAAGATCATATGATGAATGGTCAACTGAAACCGGCATACAATGTCCAAATCGCAACCAACAATCAATACGTTCTAGCTTATGATACTTTTTCAAATCCAACAGATTTTAAAACGATGATTCCTTTTTTGACCACTATCAAAGAATCTTATTTTGAGTTACCTAATTATATTGTAGCTGACGCCGGTTATGGAAGTGAAGAAAACTACCAAGCCATCTTGGATGATTTTGAGAGAACACCATTAATCACCTACACTATGTATCAAAAAGAACAGACCAAAAAATATAAACAAAACCCATTCATTACTAATAATTGGAAATACAATGAATTAACAGATAGCTATACTTGTCCTAACAATAGAGAACTGAGTTTTAGAAATTACTCTACTCGCAATGATAAACAGGGATTTACAAAACAGTTAAAAATGTATGAATGTGAAACATGTATAGATTGCCCTGTCAGATCTTTGTGTACCCGAGCAAAAAGTAATAAAAGTAGAGTCATTCAAAAAAAATGGTAACTGGGAATATTTTAAAGCTCACGCAAGAGAGCTTTTGAGCGATGATGTAACAGGAGCGATTTACCGTCGAAGAAAAATTGACGTAGAACCAGCCTTTGGAAATCTAAAGGCTAATTTGTCGTTCAATCGATTCTCGGTTAGAGGTCAAGAGAAAGTAACACAGGAGTTAGGTTTTGCGTTTATGGCTCTAAATTTGAGAAAACTAAGTAAATTTAGGAAGGATATAGACAGAAAAATAAGAAAAAACAAGAATTCCAAAATGATAAACCTCATTTTAGAATTCTTGCTTTGTTTTAAGAGACTTTTGGGTCAGCCTCTTTTATCTATTAATTTCTTGATTAATTCTTTCAGCAAACTGAGTTACTTGTTGCCAATCTGTGAATTCTAAATCTACTCTTGAGTCAGTTGGACCTTTTGTTATTTTCATAATAAGTTGAATCATCTTCTTATCAAACAAACGATACGTCGTATACTTTAATGCTCCAGCAAAAATACAAACATCCTTAGGTTTCCATGTTGTTTTTTCTAAAAATTTTCTAACATAGACATTGTTTTCAACTTGGCATTTCTCTGGTGTTCGTGCGATTAAATTAACTCCATAAAAATCAGCATGTCTTTCTTCTAGTAGTTCTTGGTTTTCTTCAACAAATCGATATAGCTTTTTAGGAAATTTTCCATATCTAATGGAAGAACCTACGATTACTTTATCAAAATCCTTTATTGAAGTTACCTCTTCAAATCTTTTTACGCTTACTTTACCTGTTACCTCTCTCGATAACCTTTCAGCAATTTTTTGTGTCTGTCCATCCACAGTAGAATAGGCAAAGAGAATATTTGGCATATTTTATCTTCTCTCTTTTTTTATATGAAGTTATTATACCTCTATCTCATCAATTCAGCGATTATTTTTTATTTATTTTTAGATGCTTTTACCACATTTAATGCCACAACACTTGTTTGACTAAATAAATCTCCTACATGTTGTTTTCGGTGAGTAAAGGCCGCTACCACATAACCAACTGCTAAAAGAGGTGTTTTTAAAATAAAACGACAAGCACCTTCTCTAACCAACACAGTTGCCCAGCTTAATTGAATTTCATCCATACTGATAACTTGTAGACCAAAAATCATTTTACCAATTGTTTGACCTTTGTTTAGTTTCGTTAACAAAATGAAATACCCTAAATAAACAATCAATTTAATACCACTACTTACAGTTAATGCTCCTGTTTGCTCAGCTAATGGGTAACCAATTGAAAAAATATTGATAACAATTGTTGAAATGGCACTAATACAAATCATATCAACTAGAAAGGCAAAAAAACGAATCCAAAAACCGGCGAAAAAATAAGTAGGAAATTCATAAGGATTATCTGCTACTTGCTGTGGTTGTTCGATATATTCCTCCATCATTTTATTCACCTCCGTAGTAATACATTGCTTTTGGAGCTTCTTTAGTTGTTAAGTTTTCTAAGATAGACATGAAATCATCTTTATCTGATCCTTTACCAAATTGTGCGCCAAATAATGTATTAGCAAATCCTGTTGAGTCAGATTGGTATTCTACATACACTGCATTTTTTAAATTTTTATCTTTACGTAATGCTTCTAGTGCATCTTCTGGATAACCAATCGCATCAACTAGTCCATTTTCTTTGGCTTGTTTCCCATCATAAATACGACCATCCGCAATTTTTTTCACTTTATCTTCAGACATTTTACGGCCTTCGCTTACTACTTTAACAAAACGTCCATAAGCACTATCTATATAAGACTGGAAAACTTCTTTATCCTTTTCAGAAACCGGACGTTGACCTGATCCCATATCTTTCAAAGCACCACTCTTATAGGTAGCATCTTCAATTCCTAATTTTTCCATTAAACCAGAATAGTTAGTACCTGACATGATAACCCCAATTGAGCCTGTCGTTGTTTCTTCCGTCGCAAAAATCTTATCTGCTCCAGCTGAAATGTAGTATCCACCACTTGCTGCTAGGTTTTTCATACTAACGTAAATTGGAATGTCACGTTCTTTTTTTAAATTACTCAACTCTTTAGTAATTTCAGCACTTTCGTAAACACCACCACCAGGTGAATTCACTTCAAGTAAAACACCTTGAACAGTAACATCTTCCTTAATTGCTTTAACTTGTTCTAAAAAGTTTTGGTGATTATATGTTTCTTGAGACCAAAAACTTGTTGGATTGCTATCAATAATAGCTCCTTCAACAGATAGACGTGCTATTTTTTTATTGCTATTACCATCTTCAATAATTTTAGGGGTTAACTCATCTGTCCCATATAACAAACTATTTAAGCTATCACTACCTATTTTTTCATCTGTCTCAGGCATCATCATGCTTGTTACAATTGAAAATAAAAATAAACCAACGGCAATCGCAACTGCCAACCATCTTCTTTGATTCATCTAACTCCTCCTTAAAATAAACTGTACAATAGGTATTATATCAATAATAGTGAACATTAACAGATATTTTTATACAAAAGCAGGATTGTTCTTAACAAAAAAGAAAAAGGTTTAAAGAACTTACTTGAAAAAATTCCTTAAACACTTTTATCTTCCTTATAAAATTTGAAAATTCCAATCATTTACACTAAATATGAAAAATAAAACGAATTACTTCTCTCATAAGTAGTCCACAAATAATACCCACAATTAGTAGTATCCAGTTCTTTCTATTTTTCATTTCTCTCACCTCATTTATTGTATTATACACTCTGTTACTTGTTATAATGGCTAACAAGGGTACCTTTTAGTCCAAATTAATAATCAAGGCAAAGGAGTTTGTAAATGAAAAAAGATTTTACTGTATATCATCTAGTTACAAATAAAAAAATGAAAGTTGGTCAAAAATTTGTATTTGATAACAACGAAAAAAATACTCTTTATCAATTCTTTTTTGAGAAAGAACAAAGAAATTCCAATCAGCAAAACTTTACCCAGATCATAACTAACAACTATATTAATAACCAAATTCAACTAAATGAAGAAGACAGTAAAGTAAGTATGCAGTATTTAGAACAGACAATTAGAGCTGTTAGAGAAACAATTGTTGAAATGGTAAGACTTGAACACTATCCTCAGTATCCTTCTAGGCTATCATGTTTATACACTACAAGAACTTATGCTGATGCTCTAGAATGGAAAAAGATTTTTGATTCCTTCAATAGAAAAGTCTTACAAATTGTTAAATTAAAAGTACAAGGAACTTATTTTGAAGGTGATGGAAATCTATTACCTAGTACCGATAGTCTTCCTTTTGATAAAAAAATAGAACAAGCTAAAATTTATTGGAATGGAAACAAAGAGAACAATCTACCTGAACTCTTAGTTAATGGAAACATTGAAGTAATTGATATTATCGAAGACTACACTATAAGTTAAGTGTTAATAGAAAAATAAGAGATTAGCATAAAGTCTAATCTCTTATTTTCTCTTCATTTCTTCTAATCTCCATAAACAAATTTCCCTAATCAACTCAAAAAGAAGTTCTTTTTCAGCAGGAAATTGAATAGCACCTTTACTTGTTTTATAAGGAATCAATTTGACTTCAAAATGATTTATCGCACTTGGTGTTGGATAAAACCCTATATGATTTTTGGCGTTTGAAAAATGAATAATATTTTCATTTTGATAAAAAGTAGGTATTCCATATTTTATTTTTTCTTCTGCTTCTGGTAAAACGTCTTTAATAACTTGCTTCAATTGAGTTAATATCTCTTGTCTTTCCGCTGGGCACTCAGCAATATACGCATCTATGACAGATTCAACCATTTTTACTCACCCTTTTTATTTTTATTATACGCCATTTTACCAACCACCTGAAGCGCCACCGCCTCCTGAAGAACCTCCGCCAAATGAACCACCACCAAAACCTCCTCCGCTACTACTTCCTCCTCCTCCGCCTGAACGATAAGAGGAACTAGAATAACGAGTTGTTAATATTCGGCCATCAATATCGTAAAGTGTTTCATTAATCAAGATTTGCTTGCCCATTCTTCTCGTTTTTGCTCCTTTAGGGGCTAATATCAGAACGCGCCCTGCTTTTATTGCTCTAACTAGTTGGAAGTAAAAGAATAAAACAAGAGGACAACCTTTATAGAGATAAAATAAATCAACATCATATTGTTCTTTAGATATTTTAGCAATACAAAACTCTTTTTCCTCAAGAAAGTTATCTTTTCGAATTAATTCTTTTAATTTTCTATTTAACTTATAAGTACTAATCAGACAACAAAAACTTCCTACTATTATTCCAATAAGAAAAACTAAAGTAAGAACTATTCCTAGCCAAAAGTCTGTTCTTGTATTTTTTAGATAATACTCATATTCTCTTATTTCAGAATCAATTTCTGGTGTATTAGATAACACTTCTTCTGATATTAAATCAACTATTCTTGAGACACCTTTTGAATAACTCTCCTCTTGAAAAGCTTTTTTAACTTTCTCATCATGTAAGATACTAAAACTCTCTGAATCCGTCAGTTTTTCTTCTAATCCATAGCCAACGTGAATACGTGTAGCTCGATTATTAATAGCCATCAAATAGAGAACCCCATTATTTTTACTCTTTTGACCAATACCTAAAGTTTCAAAAACAGCTTGAGAAAAAGTCTCCACAGTTTCTCCAGAAGGTAATTCTTGAACTGTTACAACAACCAACTGTTCTTCATCTTGCGTTTCAGCCATCTGTTTATTAAAATCATAAATCTTTCTTCTTGCAGTATCCGTTAAGACTTTCGCATTATCTGAGACAAAAACATTATTTTGATTAATCGCTAACTCAGTACCACTAACTGAAACAGTTTGATTATTTTCCGTAATATCCCATTCATTCAGCAAATCTTTCTTAGCATTATCAAAGGTTCCTTCTGGATTTTTTGTCTTATTCTTTTCAAAAGATTCTTCAATTGACTCTTTCTCTTTTTTTAACTCATTAATTTTCTGTGTGTTTAATGATCTCAACCAAATATCATTTTTCACATCCACTAAACCAGAAAAACTGATAAAAAAGCTAAGTAAAATTAAGCCAAGTGACAGACAAATAAAAAAATACGAATAAAAATATCTTCTCCTACCAAAATGCCAAACTTTTTCAAAAATAGAATCATCTATTCTTAAATTACCCTTTTGTATTTCTTTTTTCATATTCTCCACCTACAACGTTTTAT harbors:
- the tuf gene encoding elongation factor Tu; translated protein: MAKQHFERTKEHVNIGTIGHVDHGKTTLTAAITSVLAKKGLANPQDYANIDGAPEERERGITINASHVEYETEKRHYAHIDAPGHADYVKNMITGAAQMDGAILVVSATDGPMPQTREHILLSRQVGVKYLIVFLNKTDLVDDDELIDLVEMEVRDLLSEYGFPGDDTPIIKGSALKAIEGDEEAEAAIWELMDAVDSYVPTPTRDIEKPLLLPVEDVFSISGRGTVVSGRIERGTVSVGDEVEIVGIKNETKTAVVTGIEMFRKTLERGEAGDNVGVLLRGVTREEVERGQVLAKPKSITPHTKFKAEIYVLSKEEGGRHTPFFNNYRPQFYFRTTDVTGNIVLPAETEMVMPGDNVTIDVELIHPVAIEKGTTFSIREGGRTVGSGMVIEIEE
- a CDS encoding DMT family transporter gives rise to the protein MILFYFLMAVLAGISIVVARIINANLANRIGLFQGTVFNYLTGVLFSLIFLLFSKEMLSLGNIDWKSIPIWAYLGGIVSVAVVVLSSYVTPKISVFYQTLFVFIGQLFVGIIVDFVVLNQLSIGKVIGGILVLVGLTLNLVLDTKSLKKVG
- the sppA gene encoding signal peptide peptidase SppA — encoded protein: MNQRRWLAVAIAVGLFLFSIVTSMMMPETDEKIGSDSLNSLLYGTDELTPKIIEDGNSNKKIARLSVEGAIIDSNPTSFWSQETYNHQNFLEQVKAIKEDVTVQGVLLEVNSPGGGVYESAEITKELSNLKKERDIPIYVSMKNLAASGGYYISAGADKIFATEETTTGSIGVIMSGTNYSGLMEKLGIEDATYKSGALKDMGSGQRPVSEKDKEVFQSYIDSAYGRFVKVVSEGRKMSEDKVKKIADGRIYDGKQAKENGLVDAIGYPEDALEALRKDKNLKNAVYVEYQSDSTGFANTLFGAQFGKGSDKDDFMSILENLTTKEAPKAMYYYGGE
- the hemG gene encoding menaquinone-dependent protoporphyrinogen IX dehydrogenase, encoding MPNILFAYSTVDGQTQKIAERLSREVTGKVSVKRFEEVTSIKDFDKVIVGSSIRYGKFPKKLYRFVEENQELLEERHADFYGVNLIARTPEKCQVENNVYVRKFLEKTTWKPKDVCIFAGALKYTTYRLFDKKMIQLIMKITKGPTDSRVDLEFTDWQQVTQFAERINQEINR
- a CDS encoding saccharopine dehydrogenase NADP-binding domain-containing protein, whose amino-acid sequence is MKDKLLLIGGHGAVGRIILRDLLKRGISETNMVIAGRNKEKMTSFLASENLQIESRVLDINQEIDEKVFEDIKLVVMCIDQEDTRLVSQLIALKIDYVDITANSDFIKQVNQLPNTSEISVITSVGLAPGLTNLATTDFIKKHQPKAVVIDILLGTGESHGEAAVHWMFDKINQPYQIKQVSRQIKNFTLKRVVDFTPDLRKKATYNFNFSDQHILNEQYPDIPITTYFGFDVNLVSNSLHWLNKINQLGLLEKKGTINILKKVMQKEMIGSDDFAIHISSGKKHGFSLYGKNEKEITGKIASLVIFRVYQKEEKLGISSIESVCSLEDVLSETPVKMYQEK
- a CDS encoding cyclic nucleotide-binding domain-containing protein is translated as MKQIDNQELLHTFLNQHQISQHFTKDMTPYLNLFFWKKGEHICFEDEPVNHLFFFVQGKAKIYITLKNGKSLLLCFYEDFKLIGDLEIIHSKTSTASVQVIEDAYCIGIHQNIVRKYLLNDILFLQFMCQSLSLELERSSKNSSINLLYPLENRLASYIFATVDYSTEQAPVFKENLTELAELLGASYRHLHRSFETLCQKKILKRQDKGFVIIDVKQLEEMAADLYQ
- a CDS encoding glutamate decarboxylase codes for the protein MLKNNGQDVPVFGSLFADEQVLLSKLRKEPVSAQVSYRLLKDQLIDEGDARQNLATFCQTYMEPEASQLMGETMEKNAIDKSEYPQTAKVEESCVAILADLWQTPKEYKAIGTSTVGSSEACMLAGMAMKFRWRNKRKERGLSIEGRQPNLVISSGYQVCWEKFCVYWDIELREVPMDKDHLSIDVDQVLDYVDEDTIGIVGILGITYTGKFDDIEKLDKKVTEYNANHEHELVIHVDGASGAMFTPFVDPELPWDFRLKNVVSINTSGHKYGLVYPGIGWILWKDEEYLPKELIFEVSYLGGKMPTMAINFSRSASQIIGQYYNFYRFGYDGYRAIHERTQMVAKEIAKTIEETGLFEMYNKGENIPIVCYALKEDSKVKWNLYDLADRLQMRGWQVPAYPLPKDLDETIIQRIVCRGDLGKSRGIAFIDDFHQCLKELNEAHILFHENRDDTYGFTH
- a CDS encoding DUF2441 domain-containing protein, translated to MKKDFTVYHLVTNKKMKVGQKFVFDNNEKNTLYQFFFEKEQRNSNQQNFTQIITNNYINNQIQLNEEDSKVSMQYLEQTIRAVRETIVEMVRLEHYPQYPSRLSCLYTTRTYADALEWKKIFDSFNRKVLQIVKLKVQGTYFEGDGNLLPSTDSLPFDKKIEQAKIYWNGNKENNLPELLVNGNIEVIDIIEDYTIS
- a CDS encoding RDD family protein yields the protein MMEEYIEQPQQVADNPYEFPTYFFAGFWIRFFAFLVDMICISAISTIVINIFSIGYPLAEQTGALTVSSGIKLIVYLGYFILLTKLNKGQTIGKMIFGLQVISMDEIQLSWATVLVREGACRFILKTPLLAVGYVVAAFTHRKQHVGDLFSQTSVVALNVVKASKNK
- a CDS encoding DMT family transporter → MTKLISILIGALITLMITLNGTLSTGVGNYTSSVVIHFLGLVATILVIVFTKSTFKVRNHLSWYLYSAGAVGVFTVLFNNISFAALGVSLTVALGLLGQTVSSLIIDHFGLLGMKKIEFEKKKIIGLLFIMAGIAVMTFY
- a CDS encoding MarR family winged helix-turn-helix transcriptional regulator, with the protein product MKNKEITDKLGELFHLVYQYEKMGLETNQTDCLTPSEMHFVESIGLSQKMTSKKIGEVLNITKGAVSQQLSKLTKSGYVTKEMSKEDRRKSYIKLTEKGLACYEEHQAIKLNFDELLTQKLNEEEIVGFVKGLSELNHYLGDQIEQETRNER